The proteins below come from a single Aegilops tauschii subsp. strangulata cultivar AL8/78 chromosome 6, Aet v6.0, whole genome shotgun sequence genomic window:
- the LOC109740302 gene encoding pumilio homolog 24 isoform X2, whose amino-acid sequence MCTIPSSQLCVNPTKFAFLLAYRVKWQKHIGASSRCIFSSIFLLAYFQCAFAIYRGNAFQDRNNIIKSLKGKIMKLALSDYVCLFVVCLLSIVDNTKLVTEIIIEELTKQLKELTFDKNGTLLQMFHPHGSRYLTPTDLVYLNYNDEASVNLDNVTDKEHEDS is encoded by the exons ATGTGCACAATACCATCCTCTCAACTATGTGTAAATCCGACTAAGTTTGCTTTCCTTCTTGCTTACCGTGTTAAATGGCAAAAGCACATTGGAGCCTCCTCACGGTGCATATTCAGTAGTATTTTCCTTCTTGCTTATTTCCAATGTGCTTTTGCCATTTACCGCGGTAATGCATTTCAGGATAGGAATAACATTATCAAAAGCTTGAAGGGGAAGATTATGAAGCTCGCTCTCAGTGATTATGTATGCCTT TTTGTTGTTTGTCTTCTATCCATTGTTGATAACACAAAACTTGTTACTGAG ATTATAATTGAAGAGCTGACAAAGCAATTAAAGGAACTCACATTTGACAAG AATGGCACATTGCTGCAGATGTTTCACCCACATGGCTCACGTTATCTGACTCCGACTGATTTGGTTTATCTGAATTACAAC GATGAGGCATCAGTTAACTTGGATAATGTAACTGACAAAGAACATGAGGATTCATAA
- the LOC109740302 gene encoding pumilio homolog 24 isoform X1 codes for MCTIPSSQLCVNPTKFAFLLAYRVKWQKHIGASSRCIFSSIFLLAYFQCAFAIYRGNAFQDRNNIIKSLKGKIMKLALSDYVCLFVVCLLSIVDNTKLVTEIIIEELTKQLKELTFDKNGTLLQMFHPHGSRYLTPTDLVYLNYNVASLISKDEASVNLDNVTDKEHEDS; via the exons ATGTGCACAATACCATCCTCTCAACTATGTGTAAATCCGACTAAGTTTGCTTTCCTTCTTGCTTACCGTGTTAAATGGCAAAAGCACATTGGAGCCTCCTCACGGTGCATATTCAGTAGTATTTTCCTTCTTGCTTATTTCCAATGTGCTTTTGCCATTTACCGCGGTAATGCATTTCAGGATAGGAATAACATTATCAAAAGCTTGAAGGGGAAGATTATGAAGCTCGCTCTCAGTGATTATGTATGCCTT TTTGTTGTTTGTCTTCTATCCATTGTTGATAACACAAAACTTGTTACTGAG ATTATAATTGAAGAGCTGACAAAGCAATTAAAGGAACTCACATTTGACAAG AATGGCACATTGCTGCAGATGTTTCACCCACATGGCTCACGTTATCTGACTCCGACTGATTTGGTTTATCTGAATTACAACGTAGCTTCCCTTATTTCAAAG GATGAGGCATCAGTTAACTTGGATAATGTAACTGACAAAGAACATGAGGATTCATAA
- the LOC109740302 gene encoding pumilio homolog 24 isoform X5 — translation MAKAHWSLLTDRNNIIKSLKGKIMKLALSDYVCLFVVCLLSIVDNTKLVTEIIIEELTKQLKELTFDKNGTLLQMFHPHGSRYLTPTDLVYLNYNVASLISKDEASVNLDNVTDKEHEDS, via the exons ATGGCAAAAGCACATTGGAGCCTCCTCACG GATAGGAATAACATTATCAAAAGCTTGAAGGGGAAGATTATGAAGCTCGCTCTCAGTGATTATGTATGCCTT TTTGTTGTTTGTCTTCTATCCATTGTTGATAACACAAAACTTGTTACTGAG ATTATAATTGAAGAGCTGACAAAGCAATTAAAGGAACTCACATTTGACAAG AATGGCACATTGCTGCAGATGTTTCACCCACATGGCTCACGTTATCTGACTCCGACTGATTTGGTTTATCTGAATTACAACGTAGCTTCCCTTATTTCAAAG GATGAGGCATCAGTTAACTTGGATAATGTAACTGACAAAGAACATGAGGATTCATAA
- the LOC109740302 gene encoding pumilio homolog 24 isoform X8 yields MEPEDRNNIIKSLKGKIMKLALSDYVCLFVVCLLSIVDNTKLVTEIIIEELTKQLKELTFDKDEASVNLDNVTDKEHEDS; encoded by the exons ATGGAACCAGAG GATAGGAATAACATTATCAAAAGCTTGAAGGGGAAGATTATGAAGCTCGCTCTCAGTGATTATGTATGCCTT TTTGTTGTTTGTCTTCTATCCATTGTTGATAACACAAAACTTGTTACTGAG ATTATAATTGAAGAGCTGACAAAGCAATTAAAGGAACTCACATTTGACAAG GATGAGGCATCAGTTAACTTGGATAATGTAACTGACAAAGAACATGAGGATTCATAA
- the LOC109740302 gene encoding pumilio homolog 24 isoform X6, whose protein sequence is MEPEDRNNIIKSLKGKIMKLALSDYVCLFVVCLLSIVDNTKLVTEIIIEELTKQLKELTFDKNGTLLQMFHPHGSRYLTPTDLVYLNYNVASLISKDEASVNLDNVTDKEHEDS, encoded by the exons ATGGAACCAGAG GATAGGAATAACATTATCAAAAGCTTGAAGGGGAAGATTATGAAGCTCGCTCTCAGTGATTATGTATGCCTT TTTGTTGTTTGTCTTCTATCCATTGTTGATAACACAAAACTTGTTACTGAG ATTATAATTGAAGAGCTGACAAAGCAATTAAAGGAACTCACATTTGACAAG AATGGCACATTGCTGCAGATGTTTCACCCACATGGCTCACGTTATCTGACTCCGACTGATTTGGTTTATCTGAATTACAACGTAGCTTCCCTTATTTCAAAG GATGAGGCATCAGTTAACTTGGATAATGTAACTGACAAAGAACATGAGGATTCATAA
- the LOC109740302 gene encoding pumilio homolog 24 isoform X4, translated as MDRQERLPPQGARCSARPSGSLLRGSRVCCIFTHWSLLTDRNNIIKSLKGKIMKLALSDYVCLFVVCLLSIVDNTKLVTEIIIEELTKQLKELTFDKNGTLLQMFHPHGSRYLTPTDLVYLNYNVASLISKDEASVNLDNVTDKEHEDS; from the exons ATGGACCGGCAAGAACGATTGCCACCGCAAGGAGCGAGGTGTTCGGCACGGCCCAGCGGTTCCCTACTCCGTGGATCTAGAGTGTGCTGCATATTCA CACATTGGAGCCTCCTCACG GATAGGAATAACATTATCAAAAGCTTGAAGGGGAAGATTATGAAGCTCGCTCTCAGTGATTATGTATGCCTT TTTGTTGTTTGTCTTCTATCCATTGTTGATAACACAAAACTTGTTACTGAG ATTATAATTGAAGAGCTGACAAAGCAATTAAAGGAACTCACATTTGACAAG AATGGCACATTGCTGCAGATGTTTCACCCACATGGCTCACGTTATCTGACTCCGACTGATTTGGTTTATCTGAATTACAACGTAGCTTCCCTTATTTCAAAG GATGAGGCATCAGTTAACTTGGATAATGTAACTGACAAAGAACATGAGGATTCATAA
- the LOC109740302 gene encoding pumilio homolog 24 isoform X7 gives MKLALSDYVCLFVVCLLSIVDNTKLVTEIIIEELTKQLKELTFDKNGTLLQMFHPHGSRYLTPTDLVYLNYNVASLISKDEASVNLDNVTDKEHEDS, from the exons ATGAAGCTCGCTCTCAGTGATTATGTATGCCTT TTTGTTGTTTGTCTTCTATCCATTGTTGATAACACAAAACTTGTTACTGAG ATTATAATTGAAGAGCTGACAAAGCAATTAAAGGAACTCACATTTGACAAG AATGGCACATTGCTGCAGATGTTTCACCCACATGGCTCACGTTATCTGACTCCGACTGATTTGGTTTATCTGAATTACAACGTAGCTTCCCTTATTTCAAAG GATGAGGCATCAGTTAACTTGGATAATGTAACTGACAAAGAACATGAGGATTCATAA
- the LOC109740302 gene encoding pumilio homolog 24 isoform X3 produces the protein MDRQERLPPQGARCSARPSGSLLRGSRVCCIFSTHWSLLTDRNNIIKSLKGKIMKLALSDYVCLFVVCLLSIVDNTKLVTEIIIEELTKQLKELTFDKNGTLLQMFHPHGSRYLTPTDLVYLNYNVASLISKDEASVNLDNVTDKEHEDS, from the exons ATGGACCGGCAAGAACGATTGCCACCGCAAGGAGCGAGGTGTTCGGCACGGCCCAGCGGTTCCCTACTCCGTGGATCTAGAGTGTGCTGCATATTCAGTA CACATTGGAGCCTCCTCACG GATAGGAATAACATTATCAAAAGCTTGAAGGGGAAGATTATGAAGCTCGCTCTCAGTGATTATGTATGCCTT TTTGTTGTTTGTCTTCTATCCATTGTTGATAACACAAAACTTGTTACTGAG ATTATAATTGAAGAGCTGACAAAGCAATTAAAGGAACTCACATTTGACAAG AATGGCACATTGCTGCAGATGTTTCACCCACATGGCTCACGTTATCTGACTCCGACTGATTTGGTTTATCTGAATTACAACGTAGCTTCCCTTATTTCAAAG GATGAGGCATCAGTTAACTTGGATAATGTAACTGACAAAGAACATGAGGATTCATAA